The proteins below are encoded in one region of Listeria swaminathanii:
- the yidC gene encoding membrane protein insertase YidC translates to MKKKKRFKQKLLIASLVIGLMAVLSGCGYSTDPITSESTGFWSHYIVFPLSWTITWFSDLFGGSYAVGIIVVTILIRLLIMPLMIKQLKSQKAMTNLQPKIKELQEKYSSKDNETKQKLQQETMRLYQENSVNPMMGCLPLLIQMPILLGFYQAISRTAEIKTDTFLWMQLGNPDPYYILPVVAALTTFLSSKISMMGQTQQNKSMAMIVYIMPVMILFMGITLPSALALYWIIGNIFTVFQTLLINNPFKNKREQEALAAAQVAEDRLKKKAANMKASKKGGKKRK, encoded by the coding sequence TTGAAGAAGAAAAAGCGATTCAAACAGAAGTTGCTCATCGCAAGTCTTGTAATCGGATTAATGGCTGTACTTTCGGGTTGTGGCTATTCAACTGATCCAATTACATCAGAATCAACTGGATTTTGGAGTCATTATATCGTGTTCCCATTATCCTGGACTATTACGTGGTTTTCCGATTTATTCGGGGGAAGTTATGCAGTCGGAATTATCGTTGTTACAATTTTAATTCGTCTACTTATCATGCCTTTAATGATCAAACAGCTGAAAAGCCAAAAAGCCATGACAAATTTACAACCGAAAATCAAAGAACTACAAGAAAAATACTCGTCTAAAGATAATGAAACAAAACAAAAATTACAACAAGAAACAATGCGTCTATATCAAGAAAATAGCGTAAATCCAATGATGGGTTGTTTACCGTTATTAATTCAAATGCCTATTCTACTAGGATTTTACCAAGCTATTAGTAGAACAGCAGAAATTAAAACAGATACATTCTTATGGATGCAACTGGGAAATCCGGATCCATATTACATCTTGCCGGTTGTTGCAGCATTAACAACATTCTTATCATCAAAAATTTCTATGATGGGGCAAACACAGCAAAATAAATCAATGGCAATGATTGTTTATATCATGCCAGTAATGATTCTATTTATGGGTATTACATTACCGTCTGCACTTGCTCTATACTGGATTATCGGTAACATTTTCACCGTATTCCAAACACTTTTAATTAATAATCCTTTTAAAAACAAACGCGAACAGGAGGCGCTGGCTGCTGCTCAAGTTGCGGAAGATCGCTTGAAGAAAAAAGCAGCTAACATGAAAGCTTCCAAAAAAGGAGGTAAGAAAAGAAAGTGA
- the jag gene encoding RNA-binding cell elongation regulator Jag/EloR, translated as MRDLTAQGSNVEEAIQNALATLETTRDKVEVEVLDEGKKGIFGIGSRLAMVKVIEKEDGIQVAIDYLLDVATKMGAVITIDVEEVGKDVKLQIKGDSLGMLIGKHGQTLNALQYLTQLIANKTTSQYKNIIVNVGDYRERRHETLVILANKMADKALKTKRAVHLEPMPSFERKIIHAILSENDQIETHSEGRDPYRYIVIKPVRK; from the coding sequence GTGAGAGATTTAACTGCGCAAGGCTCAAACGTTGAAGAAGCTATCCAAAATGCATTAGCCACTTTAGAAACAACACGCGACAAGGTCGAAGTAGAAGTTCTAGACGAAGGTAAAAAAGGTATTTTCGGAATTGGTTCAAGACTGGCTATGGTAAAAGTAATTGAAAAAGAAGATGGTATCCAAGTAGCGATTGATTATCTTTTAGATGTTGCTACCAAAATGGGTGCAGTAATCACGATCGATGTAGAAGAAGTTGGTAAAGATGTGAAGTTGCAAATTAAAGGTGACAGCCTAGGTATGCTAATCGGCAAACACGGTCAAACCCTTAATGCTCTTCAATACTTAACACAATTAATTGCTAATAAAACAACGAGCCAATACAAAAACATTATTGTTAATGTAGGGGATTACCGTGAAAGACGTCACGAAACATTAGTAATTTTAGCGAATAAAATGGCGGATAAAGCTCTTAAAACGAAGCGTGCTGTTCATTTAGAACCAATGCCTTCATTTGAAAGAAAAATTATTCATGCTATTTTAAGCGAGAATGATCAAATTGAAACGCATTCTGAAGGACGCGATCCTTATCGTTATATTGTGATTAAGCCAGTTCGGAAATAA
- a CDS encoding ASCH domain-containing protein translates to MVVYKDSVNEMWQKYRAENPTISNKFEAWAFGNSARMANELGELVMNGIKTGTSSLFYWYDQGGETMPSVGSHVVLLDGDDEAMGIIKLVGVTIMPFNEVPETFAYLEGEGDRTLEYWRKVHTSFFTNECVELGISFEEDALVVCEEFEVVFK, encoded by the coding sequence GTGGTGGTTTATAAAGATTCGGTTAATGAAATGTGGCAAAAATATCGAGCGGAGAACCCGACGATTTCTAATAAATTTGAAGCTTGGGCATTTGGTAATTCTGCACGGATGGCTAATGAACTGGGTGAACTTGTGATGAACGGGATAAAAACGGGGACTAGTAGCCTATTTTATTGGTATGACCAGGGCGGGGAAACGATGCCATCAGTTGGTTCACATGTCGTTCTTTTAGATGGTGACGACGAAGCGATGGGGATTATTAAACTAGTTGGTGTAACGATTATGCCGTTTAATGAAGTCCCAGAAACATTTGCTTATTTAGAAGGAGAAGGGGATCGGACGCTGGAATATTGGCGGAAAGTACATACTTCTTTTTTTACGAATGAATGTGTGGAGCTGGGTATTTCGTTTGAAGAAGATGCTCTAGTGGTTTGCGAAGAATTTGAAGTTGTATTTAAATAG
- a CDS encoding MFS transporter — MEQTDKRKNLALISIMLGAFISLLDTTIVNVALPDITTALHATSETIEWVISGYALAFGIVLILAGRLGDKFGRKNIYIIGISLFLIMSVTAGFADSENSLIISRVIQGLAAGLFFPQINATIMDMYSGKSLGKIFGILGSVIGVGTAIGPLTGGLLIELFGATNGWRAVFFVNVPFVLVTLVLAVLYLPKRTVSTKKISFDLPGVGMLTIALLLLLFPLISNGANDFKPIDYLLMGLSIPLFIILYKWSVYQEKKGNQPLIAPNLLKNNQFVSGMLLSLVYFAAFTSIFFVLSLTWQTGFNRSAILSGLAISPFALGSVLAASNSYRLIPLLGRKLLMLGVALVIVGLGTVSIVFHLHDGTFSAWLLFLPLFIAGIGSGLIIAPLNSFTLSTVHGIERGGASGMFNTAQRIGSSFGIAVVGSVFFRTLGNTAATSKASAFSDSLQMSMYVNIALLIVCFLLIFRLPKNI, encoded by the coding sequence ATGGAACAAACTGATAAACGTAAGAATTTAGCACTTATTTCAATTATGCTTGGAGCCTTTATTTCATTACTGGATACGACCATTGTTAATGTTGCTCTACCAGATATTACGACCGCACTTCATGCTACAAGCGAAACAATTGAGTGGGTCATTTCAGGCTATGCACTTGCTTTTGGAATTGTACTTATTTTAGCCGGCCGCCTCGGTGATAAATTTGGCAGGAAAAATATCTATATTATTGGGATTTCACTATTTTTGATTATGAGCGTAACAGCTGGCTTTGCTGATTCAGAAAATAGTTTAATTATTTCCCGGGTAATACAAGGACTTGCCGCCGGACTGTTTTTCCCGCAAATTAATGCGACAATTATGGATATGTATTCTGGAAAAAGTCTTGGGAAAATCTTTGGTATCCTTGGTTCAGTTATTGGTGTTGGAACCGCCATTGGACCGCTTACTGGTGGACTTTTAATTGAACTTTTTGGTGCTACAAATGGCTGGCGTGCTGTTTTCTTCGTGAATGTGCCTTTCGTTTTAGTCACTCTCGTTCTCGCCGTGCTCTATCTTCCAAAAAGAACTGTCTCCACAAAAAAAATCAGCTTCGATTTACCCGGAGTTGGTATGCTGACAATTGCACTTTTACTATTACTCTTCCCACTTATTTCAAATGGCGCAAATGATTTCAAGCCAATCGATTATCTTTTAATGGGATTATCTATTCCTCTTTTTATTATTCTCTACAAATGGAGCGTCTATCAAGAAAAGAAAGGCAATCAACCATTAATCGCTCCCAACTTACTTAAAAACAACCAATTTGTTTCAGGAATGCTCTTATCACTCGTTTACTTTGCTGCATTTACGAGTATTTTCTTTGTTTTATCACTAACTTGGCAAACTGGTTTCAATCGTTCCGCCATTCTATCTGGACTAGCTATTAGCCCATTTGCATTAGGTAGTGTCCTTGCTGCTTCGAATAGTTATCGTCTCATTCCCTTACTTGGCAGGAAGCTTTTAATGCTCGGTGTAGCCCTAGTTATTGTTGGTCTTGGAACCGTTTCTATTGTTTTCCATCTCCATGATGGTACTTTTTCTGCTTGGTTGCTCTTCCTTCCGCTGTTTATTGCAGGTATTGGCAGCGGTTTGATTATTGCCCCTTTAAACAGCTTCACACTTTCCACCGTTCATGGGATAGAACGCGGCGGAGCAAGTGGTATGTTTAATACAGCGCAGCGAATCGGGTCATCTTTTGGTATCGCTGTTGTCGGATCGGTATTTTTCCGCACATTAGGAAATACAGCTGCGACTTCTAAAGCAAGTGCCTTTTCAGACAGCTTACAAATGAGTATGTATGTAAATATTGCTCTCCTTATTGTTTGTTTCTTGCTGATATTCCGTTTGCCAAAAAATATCTAA
- a CDS encoding GNAT family N-acetyltransferase: MENRKQMIKTERLFLSEMTLADTEILFGYWSDDSVTRYMNIEPFQSLQPVEEMIRMLRQLEIEGKALRCVIILQATGEIIGTCGFNYIDHENQRAEIAYDLGTRFWKRGYATEAVKALIEWGKESFELHRIEAKVDPRNTASIALLEKLGFSEEGLLRDYEKIGEVYQDVKLFSWIEGN, from the coding sequence ATGGAAAATCGTAAACAAATGATAAAAACGGAACGGCTTTTTTTAAGTGAAATGACATTAGCTGATACGGAGATTTTATTCGGTTATTGGTCAGATGATTCGGTTACTAGATATATGAATATTGAGCCTTTCCAAAGTTTACAACCAGTGGAAGAAATGATTCGGATGTTGAGACAATTGGAAATCGAAGGAAAAGCGCTCAGATGTGTCATTATTTTGCAGGCAACTGGAGAAATCATTGGGACATGTGGCTTTAATTATATTGACCATGAAAACCAGCGGGCAGAAATTGCGTATGATCTAGGTACGCGTTTTTGGAAACGAGGTTATGCGACGGAAGCTGTGAAAGCATTGATAGAATGGGGAAAAGAATCGTTTGAACTGCACCGAATTGAAGCAAAAGTAGACCCGAGAAATACAGCTTCTATAGCATTATTGGAAAAGCTTGGTTTTTCAGAGGAGGGTTTACTTCGAGATTATGAAAAAATAGGCGAGGTATACCAAGATGTGAAATTGTTCTCGTGGATAGAGGGGAATTAG
- a CDS encoding DUF3857 domain-containing protein has translation MTKEYYFIKPELSSPETKQENIASWLNTQDKAFYDAQIAQERDYCFWCNLVETAKPNSRTSYTSMAYTLNEPNMLNSAGKTSFILSEEEVLYIHTLSVVRDGKVIDKLDDINVKVLDYVRDENQASFNDEKKVTVLIRDLHLNDIFVIETSIERKYEESSIRNQFFRWIYSAPNSYWAYGKYRFELKNETEKKLETNFHYFRDEAGAILEKDKVMVPHSESYTIEKENYIGEDAKELELTPFIDFVTEQTYPEITKTISDIYQKFYQVELAGFAADLVAELDALPSLDHKIKHAIDFVQKEVYYLYNETEMDGHEPQAAEVTFKTKQGDCKAKTVLLKVILDYLGVDSELILVNYGSDVFLPVYTPSPFNFNHAILKITHEGQVYFVDATMSNDQGFLANRQKNSFMYYLEIKAGTELQKQEPFEDEEPAAEENFRCDVKGNVAEVIFERKLRGGMANGSRDMFKNESNKEILSRYNYTTYKCMTLYKNFEENEIEQHFTNASVQIVEDNKDLNELSVVYKATITDPYEVEKKKRYLHFWNYGNFIDDGADKHFHKDYPFWIDRNVIKTEIHLTTDHAIDQQDSYTRQECDIKSKYLKHRVTKKIHKNGASCYIEYRPYHNLAIKGKDLEEYVKANKQVLDSNWGIGIDIIEDGLFKKLGKLFK, from the coding sequence ATGACAAAAGAATATTATTTTATAAAACCTGAATTAAGCTCTCCTGAAACAAAGCAAGAAAACATTGCTTCTTGGTTAAATACACAAGATAAAGCTTTTTATGATGCACAAATCGCGCAAGAACGTGATTATTGTTTCTGGTGTAATCTTGTAGAAACAGCTAAGCCGAATTCTCGCACGAGTTATACTTCGATGGCTTATACGTTAAATGAGCCGAATATGCTTAACTCTGCTGGGAAAACTAGCTTTATTTTATCTGAAGAAGAAGTATTGTATATTCACACTCTATCCGTTGTTCGTGATGGAAAAGTGATTGATAAATTAGACGATATTAATGTAAAAGTGTTGGATTATGTTCGTGATGAAAATCAAGCGAGCTTTAACGACGAGAAAAAGGTAACCGTACTTATTCGCGACTTGCATTTAAATGATATTTTCGTCATTGAAACTTCTATTGAGCGCAAATATGAGGAAAGCAGCATTCGTAATCAATTTTTCCGCTGGATTTATTCGGCTCCAAACTCTTACTGGGCTTATGGGAAATATCGTTTTGAATTGAAAAATGAAACAGAGAAGAAATTAGAAACGAACTTCCATTATTTCCGAGACGAAGCGGGAGCAATTTTAGAAAAAGACAAAGTGATGGTTCCGCATAGCGAATCTTATACAATTGAAAAAGAAAATTATATTGGTGAGGACGCGAAAGAACTTGAACTTACGCCATTCATTGATTTTGTGACGGAGCAGACATATCCGGAAATCACCAAAACAATCAGCGACATTTATCAAAAATTCTATCAAGTAGAGCTTGCTGGATTTGCGGCTGATTTAGTGGCTGAGTTAGATGCGTTACCGTCTTTAGACCACAAAATTAAGCATGCCATCGATTTTGTTCAAAAAGAAGTATACTATTTATACAATGAAACAGAAATGGATGGACATGAGCCGCAAGCTGCTGAAGTTACTTTTAAAACGAAACAAGGGGACTGCAAAGCGAAAACAGTTCTTTTGAAAGTGATTTTAGATTATTTAGGAGTGGATTCAGAGCTTATCCTAGTTAATTATGGTAGTGATGTATTCTTGCCAGTTTATACACCGTCACCGTTCAACTTTAACCATGCGATTTTAAAAATAACACATGAAGGTCAAGTTTACTTTGTTGATGCGACAATGAGTAATGACCAAGGATTTTTAGCTAATCGTCAAAAAAATAGCTTTATGTATTATTTAGAAATTAAAGCTGGCACGGAATTACAAAAACAGGAACCATTTGAAGATGAAGAGCCCGCTGCGGAAGAAAATTTCCGTTGTGATGTGAAAGGAAATGTGGCTGAGGTTATCTTTGAAAGAAAGTTACGCGGAGGAATGGCGAACGGATCACGTGATATGTTTAAAAATGAGTCTAATAAAGAGATTCTTAGCCGTTACAATTATACAACATATAAGTGTATGACATTGTATAAAAACTTTGAAGAGAATGAAATTGAGCAGCATTTTACTAATGCTTCTGTTCAAATAGTTGAAGATAATAAGGATTTAAATGAGCTTTCGGTAGTGTATAAAGCGACTATTACGGATCCATATGAAGTTGAAAAGAAAAAACGTTATTTACACTTCTGGAACTATGGCAACTTTATCGATGATGGTGCGGATAAGCATTTCCATAAGGATTACCCATTTTGGATTGATCGTAATGTTATCAAAACAGAGATTCATTTGACGACAGATCATGCTATCGATCAGCAAGATTCTTATACACGCCAAGAATGTGATATCAAGTCTAAGTACTTGAAACATCGTGTGACGAAGAAAATTCACAAAAACGGTGCTTCTTGTTATATCGAGTATCGTCCATATCACAACCTTGCTATTAAAGGGAAAGATTTGGAAGAATATGTTAAAGCTAATAAACAAGTACTTGATAGTAACTGGGGTATCGGCATTGATATCATTGAAGATGGATTGTTTAAGAAATTAGGTAAGTTATTTAAATAA
- a CDS encoding LacI family DNA-binding transcriptional regulator: MASTIYDIAKHAGVSKSTVSRVLNNQANISEESRKKVLEAIDELNYQPSKLARALTSSGFDAIMVISNRSTTTTTGNPFFSEIIQSISTQAELENFDLILQTAKNSEDELKKCLSKIQEKMIKGIIMLSSPADEDFFHQLDPYNIPIVVTGKVEGHYKNIYSVDTDNFGDSYALTKHLIKQGHQKIACIHAPLDYHVSIDRLAGFRSCLFDHQLDLRNDWIIDSGYSIEDSYKAALRLMEGPDKPTAVFATDDLKVLSIYKMAADKNLQIPTDFSVIGYNDKVASSFLSPPLTSIDIPINKLGKKATNLLFRLIHQDKNVPKTTIIKTEMIERESIQKINA, translated from the coding sequence TTGGCATCAACCATATATGACATAGCAAAACACGCGGGAGTTTCAAAATCAACGGTATCCAGAGTACTAAACAACCAAGCAAACATCTCCGAAGAATCACGAAAAAAAGTACTAGAAGCAATTGATGAACTAAACTATCAACCAAGCAAACTAGCACGCGCACTTACTTCTTCGGGTTTTGATGCTATTATGGTTATCTCAAATCGCTCTACTACAACCACAACCGGAAATCCATTTTTTTCCGAAATAATTCAATCGATTTCCACTCAAGCTGAGTTGGAAAATTTTGACCTAATCCTTCAAACAGCCAAAAACAGCGAAGACGAACTTAAAAAATGCCTCTCCAAAATCCAAGAAAAAATGATTAAAGGTATTATCATGCTAAGTTCTCCCGCTGATGAAGACTTTTTCCATCAATTAGATCCCTATAACATCCCCATCGTTGTTACTGGAAAAGTAGAAGGACATTACAAAAACATCTACTCTGTCGACACAGACAATTTTGGCGACAGTTATGCTCTAACAAAACATTTAATCAAGCAAGGCCATCAAAAAATTGCTTGTATCCATGCTCCACTCGATTATCACGTGTCGATTGATCGGCTTGCCGGTTTCCGTAGCTGCCTGTTTGACCACCAATTAGACCTACGTAATGACTGGATTATAGATAGCGGTTATAGCATAGAAGATAGTTACAAAGCCGCACTACGACTAATGGAAGGCCCTGATAAACCAACTGCTGTTTTCGCAACCGACGACCTAAAAGTTCTTAGCATTTACAAAATGGCAGCCGATAAAAACTTACAAATCCCAACAGATTTTTCCGTCATCGGCTATAATGATAAAGTAGCGTCATCTTTCCTATCACCACCACTTACGTCTATCGATATTCCCATTAATAAACTAGGCAAAAAAGCAACCAACCTATTATTCCGCCTAATCCATCAAGACAAAAACGTACCAAAAACTACCATTATCAAAACCGAAATGATTGAACGCGAATCCATTCAGAAAATAAACGCCTAA
- a CDS encoding sugar phosphorylase: MTNLRKRLSRLYSEEVVDSLAARIEARVQQTQQRKLTRKDKWDEKDIVLITYGDQFKEESQKTLTTFKKMYDSYLKSTFEVVHFLPFYPYSSDDGFSVIDYKAVNPELGDWADIKEMEQSARLMFDFVCNHMSAKSDWFKRYLAGDEEFQNFFVEMDPETDLSSVTRPRATPVLTPFKFESGKVGHIWTTFSEDQIDLNFACPEVLYKMIDVLMFYLEEGAEYVRLDAVGFMWKVPGTSSIHLEETHEIVKLFRDLVDIAAPGTIIITETNVPHVDNISYFGNGEKEAHMVYQFPLPPLVLHAIHHGNAAFLRNWAKHLELPAGKRTFFNFLASHDGIGLNPVRGIIPEAEILALVDDLEKEGALVSYKQNPDGSKSPYEINVTYMDALSKQADTDDLRLARFLVAHAVLMSIPGVPAVYVQSILGSRNDYLGVEATSHNRSINRKKYDLAEITAELEQAGSLRKETYDALTKLISTRKTESLFHPEIPMEVLESTAELFVVKRVSGAESIILIHNLSEKEVSYSLDSGVYTNLYTGSTVTGSDSIKLSGYEFCWLKTKNYREEQK, encoded by the coding sequence ATGACGAATTTAAGAAAACGACTTTCGCGGTTATATAGCGAAGAGGTAGTGGACAGTTTGGCAGCAAGAATCGAAGCACGGGTACAGCAAACGCAGCAACGAAAGTTAACACGAAAAGATAAGTGGGACGAGAAAGATATTGTTTTAATTACATATGGGGACCAGTTTAAAGAGGAATCCCAAAAAACGTTAACAACTTTTAAGAAAATGTATGATAGTTATTTAAAATCGACTTTTGAGGTAGTTCATTTTTTACCTTTTTATCCTTATTCGTCGGATGATGGGTTTTCGGTCATTGATTATAAAGCGGTGAATCCGGAGCTTGGTGATTGGGCGGATATTAAGGAAATGGAACAGTCGGCGCGGTTGATGTTTGATTTTGTTTGTAATCATATGTCGGCGAAAAGTGATTGGTTTAAGCGATATTTGGCGGGTGATGAGGAGTTTCAGAATTTCTTTGTGGAGATGGATCCAGAAACAGACCTTAGTTCGGTAACAAGGCCACGTGCGACACCTGTACTTACGCCATTTAAATTTGAGTCGGGTAAAGTTGGGCATATTTGGACGACTTTTAGTGAGGATCAAATTGATTTGAACTTTGCTTGTCCGGAAGTGCTTTATAAGATGATTGATGTCTTGATGTTCTATTTAGAAGAAGGCGCGGAATATGTGCGACTTGATGCGGTTGGATTTATGTGGAAAGTGCCGGGAACGAGCTCGATTCATTTGGAAGAGACGCATGAAATCGTGAAATTATTTAGAGATTTAGTAGATATTGCAGCACCGGGGACGATTATTATAACCGAAACGAATGTGCCACATGTTGATAATATTAGCTATTTTGGAAATGGTGAAAAAGAAGCGCATATGGTTTATCAATTTCCGCTTCCGCCACTTGTGCTCCATGCGATACATCATGGCAATGCGGCGTTCCTCCGTAATTGGGCGAAACATTTAGAGCTACCAGCAGGCAAGCGCACATTCTTCAATTTCCTTGCTTCACATGACGGGATTGGGTTAAATCCAGTGCGCGGCATTATTCCCGAAGCTGAAATTTTGGCGCTAGTGGATGATTTGGAGAAGGAAGGTGCGCTCGTTTCATACAAGCAAAATCCAGATGGTTCTAAGAGTCCTTATGAAATTAACGTGACTTATATGGATGCGTTAAGTAAACAAGCGGATACAGATGATTTGCGACTTGCAAGATTTCTTGTGGCTCATGCGGTACTGATGTCGATTCCAGGCGTTCCAGCTGTTTATGTTCAAAGTATTTTAGGAAGCCGCAATGATTATTTAGGTGTAGAGGCAACAAGCCACAATCGTTCTATTAATCGAAAAAAATACGACTTGGCGGAAATTACAGCTGAGTTGGAACAAGCTGGCTCCTTGCGAAAAGAAACATATGATGCGCTAACGAAATTGATTAGCACACGAAAAACGGAATCACTTTTCCATCCAGAAATCCCGATGGAAGTTTTAGAATCTACGGCGGAATTGTTTGTTGTTAAACGTGTATCCGGCGCGGAATCGATTATATTGATTCATAATTTATCAGAAAAAGAAGTGAGTTATTCACTAGACAGCGGTGTTTATACAAATCTTTATACGGGCTCCACGGTAACTGGGAGCGATTCCATAAAGCTTAGTGGCTATGAATTCTGCTGGCTAAAAACCAAAAATTACAGGGAGGAACAAAAATGA
- a CDS encoding ABC transporter substrate-binding protein, protein MKKKSLVLLVVVLVLSAVLAACGGKGSSSEEVTIEFMHSSVEKERLDVINQLIADFEKENPTIKIKQIPVEEDAFNTKVVTLARSGKLPAVMEVSQDFAKVMDKDQLIDQDAVKEVIDSVGEDKYYEGATNLVRSEDGKSYIAAPLSGWVQGIWYNKKALADAGFEEPKNWADIEKVAKKFTNKADKKYGIAIPTAESTMSEQAFSQFALSNKANVLDEKGNVTIDTPEMKEALQYYKDLSAYTMPGSNDVTEIKDAFMNGTVPMAMYSTYILPSVYEEGDPKNIGFAIPEEKEKAVYGTVSGLTISAGLDDEQKKATKKFVEYLSQPKNMATWVLMSPGGAQPVNKEVVEQKAYKENEVIKSFGDLPNEIAASFNDIQVFGLVDGKNLTKMGDITSSGILAQMVNNVTVGGGDVSADLKAAQKKAEEGK, encoded by the coding sequence ATGAAGAAAAAGAGTCTTGTATTACTTGTTGTTGTGTTGGTTCTAAGTGCGGTCTTAGCTGCATGTGGAGGAAAAGGTTCTAGTAGTGAGGAAGTAACAATCGAATTTATGCATTCATCCGTTGAAAAAGAACGTTTAGATGTGATTAATCAATTAATTGCTGATTTTGAAAAAGAAAATCCAACAATTAAAATCAAACAAATTCCAGTTGAGGAAGATGCTTTTAATACAAAAGTTGTAACACTTGCTCGTTCTGGTAAACTTCCAGCTGTTATGGAAGTAAGCCAAGATTTTGCCAAAGTAATGGATAAAGATCAGCTGATTGACCAAGATGCAGTAAAAGAAGTTATCGACTCTGTTGGAGAAGATAAATACTACGAAGGCGCAACAAACTTAGTACGTTCTGAAGACGGTAAAAGCTATATCGCAGCACCATTAAGTGGTTGGGTTCAAGGTATTTGGTATAACAAAAAAGCGTTAGCCGATGCTGGTTTTGAAGAACCGAAAAACTGGGCAGATATTGAAAAGGTAGCGAAAAAATTCACGAATAAAGCAGATAAAAAATACGGTATTGCTATTCCAACAGCTGAAAGCACAATGAGTGAGCAAGCATTCTCGCAATTTGCGCTTTCTAATAAAGCTAATGTTTTAGATGAAAAAGGTAATGTAACGATTGATACACCAGAAATGAAAGAAGCGCTTCAATATTACAAAGATTTGTCAGCATACACGATGCCGGGTTCGAATGACGTAACTGAAATTAAAGATGCGTTTATGAATGGAACAGTTCCAATGGCAATGTACTCTACGTATATCCTTCCATCCGTTTATGAAGAAGGCGATCCAAAAAACATCGGTTTCGCCATTCCAGAAGAAAAAGAAAAAGCAGTTTATGGAACAGTTTCTGGTTTAACTATCTCTGCAGGTCTTGATGACGAACAAAAGAAAGCAACGAAGAAATTTGTTGAATACTTGTCTCAACCGAAAAACATGGCAACTTGGGTATTAATGTCTCCAGGTGGCGCGCAACCAGTAAATAAAGAAGTAGTAGAACAAAAAGCTTACAAAGAAAATGAAGTAATTAAATCGTTTGGTGATCTTCCAAATGAAATCGCAGCATCATTCAATGACATCCAAGTTTTCGGACTTGTTGACGGTAAAAACCTTACAAAAATGGGTGATATTACTAGCTCAGGAATCCTCGCGCAAATGGTTAATAACGTAACTGTTGGCGGTGGCGATGTATCAGCGGATTTAAAAGCTGCACAGAAAAAAGCCGAAGAAGGTAAATAA
- a CDS encoding carbohydrate ABC transporter permease, with product MKTKVYKRSDFKLAMILLAPSFVLLAALVLYPMISNIQISFLDMPLNPNIKSIFIGFQNYIDILKDPEFYKSLGLTVAYTGLVVVGSTGMGLLVAIFFNREFRFRRTARSLIILSYVTPSISLIFAWKYMFNNGYGVINFMTVDVLHMFKEAPLWFDNPVSSFFLVTFFAIWRYFPYAFISFLAILQTVDKSLYEAADMDGANIWDKFKIVTLPAIMPVLATVITLRAIWMFYMFTDVYLLTNKVNILGVYLYKTAFAFNDLGKAAAISVILFVIIFVVIIFARKRVDLNGGK from the coding sequence ATGAAAACAAAAGTATATAAAAGGTCCGACTTTAAGTTAGCAATGATTTTACTTGCGCCAAGTTTTGTTTTACTGGCAGCACTTGTTTTATATCCGATGATTTCAAATATCCAGATTAGTTTTTTAGATATGCCTTTAAACCCGAATATTAAATCGATTTTTATTGGTTTTCAAAACTATATAGATATTTTGAAGGATCCAGAGTTTTATAAGTCGTTAGGTCTTACAGTGGCTTATACGGGGCTGGTAGTAGTTGGAAGTACTGGGATGGGACTACTTGTGGCGATATTCTTTAACCGCGAATTTCGTTTTAGAAGAACGGCTCGGTCGCTTATTATTTTGTCATATGTAACACCATCTATTTCTCTTATTTTTGCATGGAAATATATGTTTAATAATGGATATGGTGTAATTAATTTTATGACAGTGGATGTGCTTCATATGTTCAAAGAAGCGCCACTATGGTTTGATAATCCAGTTTCTAGTTTCTTTTTAGTAACATTTTTTGCGATATGGCGTTATTTTCCGTATGCATTTATTTCGTTTTTGGCGATTTTGCAGACGGTCGATAAGTCGCTTTATGAGGCGGCTGATATGGACGGAGCGAACATTTGGGATAAATTCAAAATTGTTACTTTGCCAGCGATTATGCCGGTTCTTGCGACAGTTATTACGCTTCGTGCGATTTGGATGTTCTATATGTTCACCGATGTATACTTACTCACGAATAAAGTAAACATTCTTGGGGTTTATTTATATAAAACAGCATTCGCATTCAATGATTTAGGAAAAGCAGCAGCGATTTCTGTGATATTATTTGTCATTATTTTTGTTGTTATTATTTTTGCAAGAAAGCGGGTGGATTTGAATGGCGGTAAGTAG